CTCGGCAGGCTTGCCTAATATCGTAATGCTGCCTTCATCGGGAGAAGACAGTCCGGTAATAAGAGAGAGAAGGGTGGATTTGCCGGAACCGTTTGGTCCCACGATAGCGGTTATTTTCCCCTTCGGAATGATGGCATTGACGTCTGTGAGTTTGAACATGCCCCGCTCCAGCGTCAGTCCTTTTGTCTCTGCTGCTGTCATCGCCAATTGCTCCTTTTCCTAAGCAGATATAAGAAAAACGGTGCTCCAAGGACGGCCAGCAAAATGCCAACGGGCAGCTCGACGGGATCGAGCACCGTCCGGGCGGCCGTATCAGCCAGCGCGACAAGCGCTGAGCCGCCTAGAATGGATGCCGGCATTAGGTAGCGGTAATCGTCGCCGATCATGAGTCTTATCGCATGCGGGACAATCAGTCCGACAAAGCCGATCAGCCCGGCAACGCTGACAGCCGTTCCGGCCAGCAGGGAGGCAAGGAGAATAAGCAGCATGCGCTGCATTTCTACTTTTTGCCCGAGCAGCTTGGCGGAATCATCCCCGAGCATGAGCAGATTAACAGGCTTGATGGCCAAGAACGACAATACGAGGCCTACCGCCGCATAAGGCAGCATGAAGGAGAGATGATGCCAGCTTCTGCCGTTTAGTCCGCCGGACAGCCAAGGCAGCACGGCTTGAATACGGTCGCTGTACATGACCATCACGCCGTTCATGACAGCCCCGATCAGCGCGTTTAAGGCAATGCCGGCGAGCACGATTTTGCCCGGGGAAGCGCCTTTATCCCATGACAGCGTGTAGATGATGACCGATGATATTAAGGCGCCAAGGAAGGCTGCCGCCGGCAAGAGATAGCTGAATTGCGGCAGCAGAACCATTGTAATGACGGCTGCCAGGCCAGCGCCGGAGGATACGCCGATCACGCCGGGGTCGGCAAGCGGATTGCGCATGACGCCCTGCAGGATAGCGCCGGAGGCGGCAAGACAAGCGCCGGTTAATAATCCGATCAGAACGCGGGGCAGCCGGAGATCGAAGACGATCGTATCCTGGGGCGATTCTCCCCGGGCCGTTAAGGCATGCCAAATATCTTCGAGCGCGACAGGCACGGAGCCCGCCATAAGGCCAAGAAGCAGGCTTGCGATAACGAGGACCGGCGCGATGGAGAGAACGAGTTTTCGACGTTTGGTACGTTGCTTGATGTTCATGAGTTTCCCTTTCAGCTTGCGGACAATTGATCGCGCATGAGTGTCAAAGCTTCCATGACCCTGGTTCCCGGATTGGTGCCGAACAAATCATTGGGGAGAATCTCGACATGCCCTTGCTTTACCGCGTCTACATTGTTCCAAGCCGCATTGTCCGCCATTTCCTTCAAGAAGCTTTCCTTTACCTGCTCCGCATTCCCGTGCGTCATGATAAATATGTATTGCGGATTCGCCTGTACGATCCTTTCATTGCTAAGCTGCGCGTATTGCGGGTAGCTTTGCAGGCGGGGGTAATCAGCGGCGATATTGATGCCTCCGGCGAGTTCAAGAATGTTGCCGCCAAGCGAAGACGGAAGGGCGGCCATAAACGTTCCGGGAGCTCCGTATACGAGCAGCACTTTTGGTCCATTTGTCGCAGCGGCTGCCTTGTACTCAGCCAGCTGGCCGTTGATTTGCTCCACGAGCTCGTTTGCCCGGTCCTCTTTTTGAAGAAGCTCGCCGAACAATTCGATTTGCTGCGTAATTTCCTGCACGGAATTAGCGCTCGTAAGCAGCATCTTGGAGCCGATGCTCTCGATGGTCGGGATGTCCTTCGTGTTCATCGGACTGTTGCCAAGCACAACATCCGGATGCAGCAGCGTAATTTTCTCGAGATCGACCTCATGGGCCGTCCCGATCTGCTTCACTTCGCTTAAGGCTTCCAGACTTTGAGGCAGCTCGGAGGTAGGGCGACCTACCAGGTTGCCGCCAAGCGCGTAGATAATATCGGTTTCGCCGTTGCCAAGAGCAACAATTCGTTCCGGAACATGGTTAAAGCCGAGGCTTCTTCCGGTGAAGTCCTTGATCGCGATTTCACTGCCTGCTTGGGCAGGCGACGCAGTATTGCCGCAAGCGCAACAGCTTATAACGATAATGGCCGCAACGGCTGCTACTAGCGATAAGCGATTACGCATGATTGCCCTCCTTTATGGGTAAAAATGGCCAAGTAATCAAGAACGATTCTCAGTTTGACAATAATGATATTCATTCTCACTTAAAACGTCAATAGTTTTTCAGGAATTTTTTAGATAAAAATTTTTGATGATAAAAAATAAAAATAAATGAGATGAATTTCATATTTATGGTTGACGTTCTCAATTAAACTGTGATAATTTTCTCATTGAGTTTACATGAGGTCTGGCATGCGAGGAAGAACGATGGAAGGTTATGGGTATTATTTGGGCCCAATGTACTTCTTCATGCCCGAAATCCTTGAATATTGAAGGACTAGGGTTGCTTATAGCCCCAAATTTTATTGCGAGGTAGGAGGGAGGATGCAGATCCTATTTTTTTGGTCTTTATTGAGAATGATAATCAATAAAGTGTTGTCGCAATACTTTTGAATAATTATTTTCTCTTATTTCCATTTGTTAAAAGTAAATAAATGGTATTAAGTAAAATAATTTTGGAGGTTTCAATGAAAACAAGAATAGGGAGAATAGGCGCTTGGATCTTCTCTTTAATGGTCATTATCGCCTGTATTCCAGCTTACGCAGCCGCCGCATCCTCATTGGAAGCCGGAAGCTACTCGGCCGATTACGTGGTGCTCAGAGCCGAGGATGATTCCGCGTCGATCGCCAACGATTATTGGGAGAAGCCGGCGACCGTCACGGTTGCGGGCAACGGGGCTACGGTCCGGATGACCATTAATCACAGTAAGTGGGTGAAAGAGTTCAGCGTCCCGTCGGGAAGCGGATCCTACACCGCCGTGAAAGTGGTGAGCACGGATGAAGCCGCGGACAAAAGAACGGTCGAGTTTCGGACGGAGGATCTCTCGAAGCCTATTTCCGCCAAGATCCACGTAACGGTTGAGGATATCGGATACGACCATAAGTACACGATCCGATTCTCTTTTGATACGAACAGCTTCAAGCTGATTAAAGCCGCCGAGAAGCCTGCGGAAAAACCGACCGAGACGCCTAAAGAAACGCCGAAGGAAACACCAAAGGAAACGCCGGCGGCTGATAAAGGCGCAAGCACAGGCACCGGGACGGCAAATCCGTCCGGCAGCAAGGAGCCGTCGCCTTCCCCGGCTTCAACGGCGAAGCCAACCTCTACGGAGGAGAAGGGGGCAAGCGGCACGGCGGCAGCAGGTTCCAGCGATAGCAAAGGGAATTCTGAAGCGGTTGGCGCATCCGCTACGAAGGAGCCGTCAGCCACACCGGCAGCCGATGCGAATAGTCCGGAAGCGAGCGAGGCTCCAGGCACGCCGGAGGATTCAACCGCGGTGGGAGAACCGGGTGCAGCGGAAGCGAGCGATTCGGGCAGCAATGAAGCTGCAGCCGCAGGATCGGCAGGCGATGCCGATGCAGAAGCGGTTTCAGTTCCGCTTGCTGAGGAGGCTTTACAGCCGGCAGACGACAATGGCCGGAATTTGAAAGTTATTTATATTTTGGCTGCCGTCATTATAGCCGGGGCAGTGATGTTTATCGTCCAACGGCGCAAACGTTCGACCAGACAATAGATGAGGTTTTGAACTTTATTCATTTTTACATAAGGAGAGGTTGTCGGAAATGTTGGAGAGTGTTCTGCAAAAGAAGGTAAAACAAAAGGTTTCGATAATGCTGATTATCGCATTGGTTATCGCTTTATTTTCAGGTTTTTCTACGGCTGCTCATGCAGCTGAGGATGTACAGCTTACGGATGTTACGTTAAATTACGTGAAATTGACAGACAAACAGGTATCTTACGATGCAACGGTCGGAACAAATTACTACGACGCAAAAACGTATGAACTTGATGGCCAAAAGTATTTACGCGTAAGCGTTTTGCACACGAGTATTAATCTGCAGCTTGTCATCGATGGCGTTACGCCTATTGAGGTGTCTTCGATTTACAATGCAGAAAATGCGGTTATCGGGCATGTCTATGATTACGCGATTGCGAGCTTTACCGATCCAATCGTTGGTAAAATCACTTACCAGGCTGGTCCTCAACTAGGCAACCACCCTATGTATATCATTATCAATCAGGATGCGAAAGCTGAAACGAGAGCAGCATTGAAGGCTAAGCTTACAGAAGCTAACGCTATCGCGAACAAGAGCACCCAATTGACGCAAGCAATCGCTACAGCTACTGCGGTTGATCATTTGCTTTCCCGCGAAGCGGAGCTTCTTGCCCAACTTCAAGCACTTACAACGGCTGTTGCAAAAGAAACGGTACAGCCTACCGCCGTTACGCTGAACTACGTGAAACTCTCGGATAAAACAGTATCTTACGATGCAACAGTCGGAACAAATTATTACGACGCAAAAACATATGAACTTGATGGCCAAAAGTATTTACGCGTAAGCGTTTTGCACACGAACATCAATCTGCAGCTTGTCATCGACGGCGTAACGCCTACCGAGGTGTCTTCGATTTACAATGCGGACAATGCGGTTATCGGCCATGTCTACGATTATGCGATTGCAAGCTTTACCGATCCCATCGTTGGCAAAATCACTTACCAGGCTGGTCCGCAACTAGGCAACCACCCTATGTATATTATTATTAATCAGGATGCGAAGGCTGAAACAAGAACGGCGTTAAAAGCGAAGCTTACTGAAGCTAACGCCATCGCGAACAAGAGCACGCAATTAACGCAAGCGATCGCTGCCGCTGCCGCGGTTGATCATTTGCTTTCCCGCGAAGCGGAGCTTCTTGCACAATTACAAGCTCTTACGACTGCTATTGCAAGAGAAACAGTAGAGCCTGCAGCCGTTACGCTGAACTACGTGAACTTCGCAGACAAAAATGCACCTTTCGATAATAGGGTCGGAGGAAATTACTACGATTCTAAAACCTATGAAGTTAATGGTCAAAAGTATTTACGCGTAAGTGTATTGCATGCTGGCATCAATCTGCAGCTTGTCATCGATGGCGTTACGCCTATTGAGGTGTCCTCGATTTACAATGCGGACAATGCGGTTATCGGGCATGTTTACGATTATGCGATTGCAAGCTTTACCGATCCAATCGTTGGAAAAATCACTTACCAGGCTGGCCCGCAACAAGGCAACCACCCGATGTATATCATTATCAATCAGGATGCGAAGGCTGAAACAAGAGCGG
This region of Paenibacillus sp. JDR-2 genomic DNA includes:
- a CDS encoding FecCD family ABC transporter permease, translated to MNIKQRTKRRKLVLSIAPVLVIASLLLGLMAGSVPVALEDIWHALTARGESPQDTIVFDLRLPRVLIGLLTGACLAASGAILQGVMRNPLADPGVIGVSSGAGLAAVITMVLLPQFSYLLPAAAFLGALISSVIIYTLSWDKGASPGKIVLAGIALNALIGAVMNGVMVMYSDRIQAVLPWLSGGLNGRSWHHLSFMLPYAAVGLVLSFLAIKPVNLLMLGDDSAKLLGQKVEMQRMLLILLASLLAGTAVSVAGLIGFVGLIVPHAIRLMIGDDYRYLMPASILGGSALVALADTAARTVLDPVELPVGILLAVLGAPFFLYLLRKRSNWR
- a CDS encoding ABC transporter substrate-binding protein codes for the protein MRNRLSLVAAVAAIIVISCCACGNTASPAQAGSEIAIKDFTGRSLGFNHVPERIVALGNGETDIIYALGGNLVGRPTSELPQSLEALSEVKQIGTAHEVDLEKITLLHPDVVLGNSPMNTKDIPTIESIGSKMLLTSANSVQEITQQIELFGELLQKEDRANELVEQINGQLAEYKAAAATNGPKVLLVYGAPGTFMAALPSSLGGNILELAGGINIAADYPRLQSYPQYAQLSNERIVQANPQYIFIMTHGNAEQVKESFLKEMADNAAWNNVDAVKQGHVEILPNDLFGTNPGTRVMEALTLMRDQLSAS
- the isdC gene encoding heme uptake protein IsdC; amino-acid sequence: MKTRIGRIGAWIFSLMVIIACIPAYAAAASSLEAGSYSADYVVLRAEDDSASIANDYWEKPATVTVAGNGATVRMTINHSKWVKEFSVPSGSGSYTAVKVVSTDEAADKRTVEFRTEDLSKPISAKIHVTVEDIGYDHKYTIRFSFDTNSFKLIKAAEKPAEKPTETPKETPKETPKETPAADKGASTGTGTANPSGSKEPSPSPASTAKPTSTEEKGASGTAAAGSSDSKGNSEAVGASATKEPSATPAADANSPEASEAPGTPEDSTAVGEPGAAEASDSGSNEAAAAGSAGDADAEAVSVPLAEEALQPADDNGRNLKVIYILAAVIIAGAVMFIVQRRKRSTRQ
- a CDS encoding S-layer homology domain-containing protein → MLESVLQKKVKQKVSIMLIIALVIALFSGFSTAAHAAEDVQLTDVTLNYVKLTDKQVSYDATVGTNYYDAKTYELDGQKYLRVSVLHTSINLQLVIDGVTPIEVSSIYNAENAVIGHVYDYAIASFTDPIVGKITYQAGPQLGNHPMYIIINQDAKAETRAALKAKLTEANAIANKSTQLTQAIATATAVDHLLSREAELLAQLQALTTAVAKETVQPTAVTLNYVKLSDKTVSYDATVGTNYYDAKTYELDGQKYLRVSVLHTNINLQLVIDGVTPTEVSSIYNADNAVIGHVYDYAIASFTDPIVGKITYQAGPQLGNHPMYIIINQDAKAETRTALKAKLTEANAIANKSTQLTQAIAAAAAVDHLLSREAELLAQLQALTTAIARETVEPAAVTLNYVNFADKNAPFDNRVGGNYYDSKTYEVNGQKYLRVSVLHAGINLQLVIDGVTPIEVSSIYNADNAVIGHVYDYAIASFTDPIVGKITYQAGPQQGNHPMYIIINQDAKAETRAALKAKLTEANAIANKSTQLTQAIAAAAAVDHLLSREAELLAQLQALTTAVANASGGGTTPVEPKIPNGTYSLNFTILKEGTTEASVMNGYVVHPATLVANNDVYTVTLRLTQSKEITGFKVNGVTPPSNTNTEKNTRDVTFTVSDLSQIQNGWVKIDWDSMNYHEEYNVQIKFGSYFTYTEPGWTGNPSIPSTPDEEEEETTDPSTEQPGTFKDVEKHWANESIKRAAQLGIVTGYSDGTFKPDGVINRAEFTAMISRALKLKAPENGTTVNFSDLSSIPSWAKPFIEQAAAAGIISGYADDSFRPAQEISRTEIAVMVVKALGLPLEPASSLNFADANSVPEYAKAAVATAVKYGLLQGKGNNKFDPLAHATRAEALTLILRALDFAAAQAAQQAATK